The proteins below come from a single Gimesia alba genomic window:
- a CDS encoding coiled-coil domain-containing protein produces the protein MKRKRGSSGGASLDSLLDTMTNVVGILVILLTVTQLGVGEAVERIKEALPEITDEDMERSKKEVEDLDSLLKLEKEQLQTVKELTQQKKVVNIDEQKKLAEKLKQELEKLKEIQLNIEELKKQIAERDKKVKTIEETIVTKETELAEIKAKLAKTPDPGPTPNAKIVNLPNPRDAPKEAKPVEYVCHNGRVLRVEIPLLQALALKAIAQSRLVTAQEQAVDCDKLVKLFENKNVGNRDWRIKLKPAGGVPYLILEPREGRGDTSERLRKPSALFRQELKRINPRLFYLNFRVWSDSYDAYLVAREYADQRGVLAGWTALDSNSEFRVPLGGNLKLTCEGYVPPKTTPKPPEPDLLPPPTERKLPGNKID, from the coding sequence ATGAAACGTAAAAGAGGATCCTCCGGCGGTGCCAGTCTCGATTCACTGCTGGATACGATGACGAATGTGGTTGGCATTCTGGTAATTCTGCTGACGGTGACTCAGTTAGGAGTCGGCGAGGCAGTCGAACGCATCAAAGAAGCGCTGCCAGAAATTACCGATGAAGATATGGAACGTTCCAAAAAAGAGGTGGAAGATCTCGATTCCCTGCTGAAGCTGGAAAAAGAGCAGTTGCAGACAGTCAAAGAGCTGACGCAGCAGAAGAAGGTCGTCAATATTGACGAACAGAAGAAGCTGGCGGAAAAGCTGAAGCAAGAGCTGGAGAAATTAAAAGAGATTCAGCTTAATATTGAAGAGCTGAAGAAGCAGATCGCGGAACGGGACAAAAAAGTGAAAACGATCGAGGAAACGATCGTTACGAAGGAAACCGAGCTTGCTGAGATCAAGGCCAAACTGGCCAAGACACCGGATCCGGGACCGACGCCGAATGCCAAGATTGTGAATCTGCCCAATCCCCGCGATGCACCCAAAGAAGCGAAGCCCGTGGAATATGTCTGCCACAATGGTCGGGTTTTGCGTGTGGAGATCCCGCTGCTACAGGCATTAGCGTTGAAAGCCATTGCCCAGAGCCGACTTGTGACGGCCCAAGAGCAAGCGGTGGACTGCGACAAGCTGGTCAAATTATTTGAAAACAAGAATGTAGGGAACCGTGACTGGCGCATTAAACTCAAGCCCGCCGGCGGTGTGCCTTACCTGATTTTGGAGCCACGTGAGGGGCGCGGGGATACATCGGAACGGCTCCGAAAACCATCGGCCCTGTTTCGGCAGGAACTGAAGCGAATCAATCCGCGGCTGTTTTATCTGAATTTTCGCGTTTGGTCGGACAGTTACGACGCCTATCTGGTTGCGCGGGAATATGCTGATCAGCGTGGTGTACTGGCGGGGTGGACAGCCTTGGACAGCAACTCTGAATTCCGGGTTCCGCTGGGGGGCAACCTCAAGCTGACTTGCGAAGGGTATGTTCCGCCCAAAACAACACCCAAGCCACCTGAGCCGGATTTGCTCCCCCCTCCCACAGAGCGGAAGCTACCTGGCAATAAAATCGACTAA
- a CDS encoding BON domain-containing protein translates to MKRYRKWVLTLGIMAVTPGITMAGPLDFFSKKSDQSSSTAVSGSVTNNQKVANEIANVLRKARLTGYNMEIEYNKGVAVLSGKIPTAAQKAQATSLISRIDGVSRVDNQLEVMDVAQRQVPTLGTESRKSSLNPFRKPAEITQASASDPFLKSGLKQAQFEQSVENRRSNVQPVSYQAAPARAANNQQMAEQLAKALGPALASAHDVEIRFKNGTAILQGAIGSPQEKQMATQIAQRVPGVRQVENRLQLMQAAPRQASMIQPTNYMNYQAPHPGPAGAPQMAPQMAPQPGIGGANNVYNSPHLPETAWPTYANYPNYAQVAYPSQYSASAFPYIGPFYPYPQVPLGWRQAQLEWDDGSWKLNFRPRTDRWWWFMNPKNW, encoded by the coding sequence ATGAAACGGTATCGTAAGTGGGTCTTAACGCTGGGGATCATGGCGGTGACTCCCGGTATCACAATGGCCGGACCCTTGGATTTCTTCAGCAAGAAATCTGATCAGTCTAGTTCGACCGCTGTATCCGGCAGTGTTACTAACAATCAGAAAGTGGCAAATGAAATTGCCAACGTTCTGCGAAAAGCCCGGCTGACCGGTTACAACATGGAAATCGAGTACAATAAAGGGGTCGCAGTACTTTCGGGTAAAATTCCGACTGCCGCTCAAAAAGCTCAGGCAACCAGCTTGATTTCAAGAATCGACGGCGTCTCTCGCGTTGACAACCAACTGGAAGTCATGGATGTGGCTCAAAGACAGGTGCCGACTCTGGGAACCGAATCTAGAAAATCAAGTCTGAATCCGTTCCGCAAACCAGCGGAAATCACTCAGGCCTCTGCTTCTGATCCGTTTCTGAAAAGTGGACTGAAACAGGCACAGTTTGAACAATCGGTTGAAAATCGACGTTCAAACGTTCAACCTGTTTCCTATCAGGCTGCTCCTGCCCGTGCTGCGAACAATCAGCAAATGGCAGAACAGCTGGCAAAAGCGTTGGGACCAGCTCTGGCCTCAGCTCATGATGTGGAAATTCGGTTCAAAAATGGAACTGCGATTCTTCAGGGAGCCATCGGCAGCCCTCAGGAAAAGCAAATGGCGACACAAATCGCCCAGCGGGTTCCAGGTGTCCGACAGGTGGAAAACCGTCTGCAACTGATGCAGGCAGCTCCCCGACAGGCCTCCATGATTCAACCAACTAACTACATGAACTACCAGGCTCCTCACCCCGGCCCAGCCGGAGCTCCACAGATGGCACCTCAAATGGCGCCTCAACCTGGAATTGGGGGAGCAAACAATGTTTACAACAGTCCTCACCTGCCTGAAACAGCTTGGCCGACCTATGCAAACTATCCAAACTATGCACAGGTTGCCTACCCAAGCCAATACAGTGCGAGTGCATTCCCTTACATCGGGCCATTCTATCCCTACCCACAAGTTCCACTGGGATGGCGACAGGCTCAACTCGAATGGGATGATGGATCCTGGAAATTAAACTTCCGACCACGCACCGATCGCTGGTG
- the bioD gene encoding dethiobiotin synthase, protein MNNTSPSIPGLMIVGTDTGVGKTYISSAIARQLTSEGIRTGAYKPACSGSLTAEQTGEQYWEDVTLLTEAIGGTFPAERICPQTFHAPLAPPVAAEKEGKLVYEALLRQGALWWQDQVDFLVVEGVGGILCPLSEHLLVVDFAAALNFPILIVARAGLGTINHSLLTIEVLQNRGFSIAGLILNDVDPELSDESRTSNAAQIQQWTTVPVLSFVPFDWQSNLLHHQTQDRIDWRQLAKEHS, encoded by the coding sequence GTGAACAATACCTCACCAAGCATACCCGGATTGATGATTGTCGGCACCGATACGGGCGTCGGTAAAACGTATATTTCCAGTGCCATCGCCAGACAGTTGACGTCCGAGGGAATACGCACAGGCGCATATAAACCAGCCTGCAGCGGCAGTCTCACTGCAGAACAGACCGGAGAGCAATACTGGGAAGATGTCACCCTGCTGACTGAAGCAATCGGTGGCACATTTCCTGCAGAACGTATCTGCCCTCAAACATTCCACGCCCCACTGGCACCACCGGTCGCCGCAGAAAAAGAGGGCAAACTGGTTTATGAAGCGTTGTTACGCCAGGGAGCCCTCTGGTGGCAGGACCAGGTCGACTTTCTAGTCGTCGAAGGTGTGGGCGGCATCCTCTGCCCTCTGTCAGAACATCTGCTGGTTGTTGACTTCGCAGCCGCATTGAACTTTCCGATTCTGATTGTAGCACGTGCCGGCCTGGGTACCATCAATCATAGCCTGTTAACCATCGAAGTCTTGCAGAACCGCGGCTTTTCAATCGCCGGACTGATTCTGAATGACGTCGATCCCGAACTCAGCGATGAATCGCGGACTTCAAATGCGGCGCAGATACAACAATGGACAACCGTGCCCGTTTTATCTTTTGTCCCCTTTGATTGGCAGTCGAACTTGCTTCACCACCAGACTCAGGACAGAATAGACTGGAGACAGCTTGCCAAGGAGCACTCCTGA
- a CDS encoding Do family serine endopeptidase yields MKALTGNRNWMFAIIGSACLVGAAVGVAQKDTSTDIPTAATVNELSNVFRDISRRAMPAIVSIETVSKTSEVADSKAMPFDQNSPFQDLFENDPRFKDMFKQFQNQQNQPRRRAPRKMGTGSGFIINKSGLVMTNSHVVNGADVVKVTLNDGRVYTASDIRMDPRSDVAVIKIDAPDLKALPMGDSSKMEIGDWVLAIGNPFGIGMSVTNGIISAKGRGPGINDREDYLQTDAAINPGNSGGPLLNLRGEVIGINTAISSRSGGYDGVGFAIPVNMARWVSGQLIDHGVVKRSFLGVGIQPISNELAKSFDIKVGQGAIITQVMEGSPAEAAGLKTGDIILNFATKDVSGPRNLQGIVEQLVVGKSYMMELLRDGKRINKNITMKEMPKSFSVAKDEKPLDGKKTEKPKTSVNELKIEVQPLTEELANQLGYSDHVKGVVITSVEPGSAAEEVGLMKGMIIEKIGTTEVSSMDHFNQGLKEAKGKDSVLLLVRNHSGARFVVVPKK; encoded by the coding sequence ATGAAAGCGTTAACAGGAAATCGAAACTGGATGTTCGCTATCATAGGTAGCGCATGTCTGGTTGGCGCAGCGGTGGGGGTGGCTCAAAAAGATACGAGCACTGATATTCCCACGGCGGCGACCGTCAATGAATTGTCGAATGTATTCCGTGATATCAGTCGCAGAGCAATGCCAGCGATTGTCTCAATTGAAACGGTCAGCAAGACTTCAGAAGTCGCTGATTCAAAAGCGATGCCCTTTGATCAAAATTCACCCTTTCAGGATCTGTTTGAAAATGATCCCCGTTTCAAGGACATGTTCAAACAATTCCAGAACCAGCAAAATCAACCTCGGCGTCGGGCACCCCGAAAAATGGGAACTGGTTCCGGATTTATCATCAATAAGTCTGGTCTGGTGATGACCAACTCGCATGTGGTGAATGGTGCCGACGTTGTCAAAGTGACCTTGAATGATGGTCGTGTCTATACCGCAAGTGACATTCGGATGGACCCCCGTTCTGACGTGGCCGTGATTAAAATTGATGCACCAGATCTGAAAGCACTTCCCATGGGCGACAGTTCTAAAATGGAAATTGGTGACTGGGTGCTGGCGATTGGAAATCCCTTTGGGATCGGAATGAGTGTCACGAACGGGATCATTAGTGCCAAAGGTCGTGGACCGGGTATCAATGACCGCGAAGACTACCTGCAGACTGATGCTGCCATTAACCCTGGTAACAGTGGTGGTCCGCTGTTGAACTTGCGTGGTGAAGTCATTGGTATCAACACTGCCATTTCCAGTCGCAGTGGTGGATACGATGGTGTTGGATTCGCGATTCCTGTGAATATGGCACGCTGGGTCTCCGGTCAGTTAATTGATCACGGAGTTGTGAAACGCTCCTTCCTGGGTGTTGGCATTCAGCCAATCAGCAATGAACTGGCGAAATCCTTTGATATCAAAGTCGGCCAGGGTGCAATCATCACACAGGTGATGGAAGGTTCTCCTGCTGAAGCAGCCGGTTTGAAAACAGGCGACATTATTCTGAACTTTGCGACTAAGGATGTCTCCGGACCTCGTAACCTTCAGGGAATTGTGGAACAGTTGGTTGTTGGTAAATCCTACATGATGGAACTTTTAAGAGATGGCAAACGCATCAATAAAAATATCACCATGAAGGAAATGCCGAAGAGCTTCTCAGTCGCGAAAGATGAAAAACCTCTTGATGGTAAAAAGACAGAGAAGCCGAAAACGAGTGTCAATGAACTGAAGATTGAAGTTCAACCTTTAACCGAAGAACTGGCGAATCAGCTAGGCTACTCGGATCATGTGAAGGGAGTGGTGATCACTTCCGTCGAACCTGGTAGTGCTGCTGAAGAAGTTGGTTTAATGAAAGGTATGATTATTGAAAAGATTGGGACAACTGAAGTCTCTTCGATGGATCATTTCAATCAAGGATTGAAAGAAGCAAAAGGTAAGGACAGCGTATTGCTGCTGGTCAGAAACCACAGCGGTGCCCGATTTGTTGTGGTTCCTAAGAAGTAG
- the rnc gene encoding ribonuclease III, giving the protein MLYDLSPAEIDQLLEECQQNLGYRFSDSELLKCCLTHTSAAKTRIDSNERLEFLGDSILGSIVCEKLFHQFPHSPEGELTRIKSAVVSRNTCTKLAREKGLDRFIFVGKGLAMTETLPESLLAGMFEAIIAGIFLDGGIEPVHNFLDPLIERENAKASRSVHGFNYKSLLQQYSQKKFSQTPVYELLDEKGPDHSKFFKVSAIIGEHQYEPAWGSTKKEAEQRAAFNALRMNEDETDEEWELPTLPDNA; this is encoded by the coding sequence ATGCTCTACGATCTCAGCCCCGCAGAGATCGATCAACTCCTTGAAGAGTGTCAACAAAATCTCGGGTATCGCTTCTCGGATAGCGAATTATTAAAATGCTGCCTGACACATACCTCTGCCGCCAAAACACGCATTGATTCGAACGAACGGCTCGAATTCCTGGGCGACTCCATTCTCGGTTCGATCGTCTGCGAAAAACTGTTCCACCAGTTCCCCCATTCTCCTGAGGGAGAACTCACGCGAATCAAATCAGCCGTCGTCAGTCGAAATACCTGTACCAAACTGGCACGAGAAAAAGGACTGGATCGGTTTATTTTTGTAGGCAAGGGGCTGGCGATGACCGAGACCCTCCCCGAATCGTTATTAGCAGGAATGTTTGAGGCCATCATTGCTGGTATCTTCCTGGATGGCGGCATCGAGCCGGTACACAACTTTCTCGACCCGCTGATTGAACGCGAGAATGCGAAAGCATCTCGCTCTGTACATGGTTTCAACTATAAGAGTCTGCTGCAGCAATATTCACAGAAGAAGTTCTCGCAGACCCCTGTTTATGAATTGCTGGATGAAAAAGGTCCCGATCATTCCAAGTTCTTCAAAGTCTCCGCCATTATCGGCGAGCATCAATATGAGCCAGCCTGGGGCTCCACCAAAAAAGAAGCAGAGCAGCGGGCCGCCTTCAATGCCTTGCGCATGAATGAAGATGAAACCGACGAAGAATGGGAACTGCCGACACTCCCGGACAACGCCTGA
- a CDS encoding transglutaminase-like domain-containing protein, with amino-acid sequence MTVLINSIRFKASLACFMLIALFSGISACSQSPAREGEAQSAETESKAAGAVAVQDQEVWQVIYVNNQRIGYAYSQTRVDDRGESKRIHNQNNSYLKLKRFGQTLNMETHLSTTETAKGDLLSYTFQMKNPPADSTVSEGKVKDGHLTVETKVANQVNRSQLKWESAFHSPSYLDQMFKAAPMQPGEKKSFSMLLPEYNKVSKVSLTALDYETVELHGGVEEKCLHVKMKQELLPGMVVDLYVTKEGEIPKTAADFLGSSMLTYIVSKKVALEELSGGELDLAVQTLIKVTPIPGAHDTEKVVYQLTLDDGDPAEFLKNGDTQQVKKRGERSVELTVVKATVPTEFPEAKVDAEYVGPTQFIQSDDPRVEKYAADAVKSEQNPWKQATLMERYVHQNLKKKNFSTALASAAEVAKNMEGDCTEHAVLLAAMLRAQKLPSRVAVGLVYIPSRSSFGGHMWTEVFLDNRWIPLDATLGKGGIGAGHIKLADSSLSDNAPAPLAIFLPILQAVGKLSIEVLDIETKTTR; translated from the coding sequence ATGACGGTTCTCATCAACTCCATTCGCTTCAAGGCCAGCCTGGCCTGTTTTATGCTCATCGCATTATTCTCAGGCATTTCTGCCTGTTCTCAAAGCCCTGCGCGGGAGGGGGAAGCCCAATCAGCTGAAACGGAAAGCAAGGCTGCCGGCGCTGTGGCTGTACAGGATCAGGAAGTCTGGCAGGTGATCTATGTGAATAACCAGCGAATCGGTTATGCCTATTCTCAAACTCGTGTTGATGACCGTGGGGAAAGCAAACGGATTCACAATCAAAATAATTCTTACCTGAAACTGAAGCGTTTCGGGCAAACGCTCAATATGGAGACGCATTTATCGACGACGGAAACGGCGAAGGGGGATCTGCTGTCTTACACATTTCAAATGAAAAACCCGCCGGCTGACTCGACTGTTTCAGAGGGTAAAGTCAAAGATGGTCACCTCACTGTCGAAACCAAAGTGGCCAATCAGGTGAATCGATCTCAGCTGAAGTGGGAATCGGCATTTCACTCTCCCAGCTATCTCGATCAAATGTTTAAAGCCGCTCCGATGCAGCCGGGGGAAAAGAAATCGTTCTCGATGTTGTTACCCGAATACAACAAAGTCTCGAAGGTCAGCCTGACGGCGCTCGATTATGAAACAGTAGAACTACATGGCGGCGTGGAAGAGAAATGTTTGCACGTCAAAATGAAGCAGGAACTGCTGCCTGGAATGGTCGTCGATTTGTACGTCACGAAAGAGGGGGAGATTCCCAAAACGGCGGCGGATTTTCTAGGGTCCTCCATGCTGACGTATATTGTCAGCAAAAAGGTCGCACTCGAAGAACTGTCGGGTGGGGAACTGGATCTGGCGGTGCAGACGTTGATCAAAGTCACGCCGATCCCGGGTGCGCATGATACGGAAAAGGTCGTTTATCAACTCACTCTGGACGACGGAGATCCTGCAGAGTTCCTGAAAAATGGCGATACCCAACAGGTAAAAAAGCGGGGGGAGCGGAGTGTGGAGCTAACCGTGGTGAAAGCGACGGTTCCCACCGAGTTTCCTGAAGCGAAAGTGGATGCCGAGTATGTTGGTCCAACTCAGTTTATCCAGTCGGATGACCCACGCGTGGAGAAGTATGCCGCCGACGCGGTCAAATCTGAGCAGAACCCCTGGAAACAGGCTACTTTGATGGAACGCTACGTGCATCAAAACCTGAAGAAGAAGAATTTTTCGACCGCACTGGCGTCCGCAGCAGAAGTGGCCAAGAACATGGAAGGAGACTGTACCGAGCATGCCGTCTTGCTGGCGGCGATGTTACGGGCACAAAAACTGCCTTCTCGTGTGGCGGTGGGCCTGGTTTATATACCAAGTCGTTCCAGTTTTGGCGGCCATATGTGGACTGAGGTATTTCTGGACAACCGCTGGATTCCCCTGGACGCCACTCTGGGAAAAGGGGGGATTGGCGCAGGACATATTAAACTGGCCGATTCAAGTCTGTCTGACAACGCCCCAGCCCCGCTGGCGATCTTTCTCCCCATCTTACAGGCGGTGGGCAAACTCTCGATCGAAGTGCTCGATATTGAAACGAAAACGACGCGCTGA